The genomic stretch taacatgacgtgaaatttagatcatgcaatgtcaactaagactgtgacatcATTCTagaagtaatatatatagatctgtgaTCTCCATGTTCATTCTagaagtaatatatatagatctgtgaTCTCCATGTTCATTCTagaagtaatatatatagatctttgaTCTCCATGCTCATTCTagaagtaatatatatagatctgtgaTCTCCATGTTCATTCTagaagtaatatatatagatctgtgaTCTCCATGTTCATTCTagaagtaatatatatagatctgtgaTCTCCATGTTCATTCTagaagtaatatatatagatctgtgaTCTCCATGTTCATTCCagaagtaatatatatagatctgtgaTCTCCATGTTCAttctagaaataatatatatagatctgtgaTCTCCATGTTCATTCTagaagtaatatatatagatctgtgatctccatgttcattctagatataatatatatagatctgtgaTCTCCATGCTCAttctagaaataatatatatagatctgtgaTCTCCATGTTCATTCTagaagtaatatatatagatctgtgatctccatgttcattctagatataatatatatagatctgtgaTCTCCATGTTCAttctagaaataatatatatagatctgtgaTCTCCATGTTCATTCTagaagtaatatatatagatctgtgaTCTAGAATTTAGAAGACGGTGCACCAAATGTTCGTCAACATTAATTGATTCAACGACTTGATGAAATATTCAAAGACGTTAAGTCATGCGTAAAACATTCTGTGCGACTAATATTTTCTaggtctctagccaaatttaaatgtttgtcATTTGGTACTTTAGAAAATTATAACGGTCGAACTAAAGTCTTTTTGTGtcttattcattatttatttatttatggtttttcttcattttcaATATACACTTTGAAACAGGACATtggtgacgcaactatagtcacaatatacaagaacaaaggggatcggagtgactgcaacaactataggggtatctctctcctcagtatagtgggcaagatctttgctagagtggcactatccaggctgcaagtgatagcttctagagtctacccagagactcagtgtggattcaggagcggtagatccactatagacatgatatcttctctacgactactgcaggagaaattcagagagagagagatagacccctctacattgtttttgttgatctgactaaagcttttgacatggtcagcagaagtggccttttcaaactcctgaggaaaataggttgccctcccaaattactgaagttaattgagtgttttcacgaggaaactaaatgtactgtcaaattcaatggagcccaatcagcaccttttgaggtttgcagtggtgtcaagcagggatgtgtgctcgcacctactctgtttggcatatttttctcctgtctactgcattatgcgtacatcgacataaacgaaggtgtgtttctccatacaagagcctctggaaaactatttaatgtatcaaggctgcgggcaaaaaccaaggttaggaagctactcgtcagggaactcctgtatgctgatgatgcagctattgtggctgattctgatattcagctacagtccatggttgacaaactgatgcttgccagaagttcggcttaaacatcagtcaaagcaagactaagatacttgtccaaaacacaaacactgcacctcaagtaagcattaatggccaaccactagaaattgttgatcacttttgttaccttggctccatcatatccaacaacactctactggataaagacataaacaacaggatagccaaggcaatggccaccatgtcacggttgcagaaaagagtctgggacaacatattgctgactaacagtactaaagccctagtctaccggacctgtgtgttgagcaccttgctgtacagaagtgaaacatggtcaacctacttatggcaggaaaaaaagctgaatgtcttccacctccgatgcctaaggtggatctttaaaataaggtggcaagataagataaccaatgaggaagtgctacatagagcaggatgccaggacatccgctctgttatcagcagcagacgccttggctggcttggccatgTTCGTAGAATgtcagtaggtcgacttccacaggacatcctgtatggcgatctaatagaaggcaggagagccgctggtcgcccacttttacgttatacggatgtatccaaacgcgacatgaagctcttcaaaatcgacactggcaactgggaagaggtggcactggacagatccacatggagagagggcataaaggaagggtcacagattgcagatgtcatacacaacagaaacagaaagaagggtgaaaatgcaacggcgcctggtgattatatatgcccaacctgcgatcgcagctgtgtatcaaggattggcctccttagtcacacaagaagttgcaaagggaaaagatcgtctctcgagacgtaaaatgccacagagatagttctgtgattaatacataacaatctatatgtataggtctgtgagttgatcaatcgcggataagaaattgtttccgttttccagtctaggtctaatatatataggtctgtagtctagaatctagatctaaagatctaGCATAAAAATATTACACTGTTTATTACATGTAGAGTaaagtcactattgcggaacaggcatgtttgcggaacagctagtcaaaattagttaaaatctactttattttgaaattttctgctatattactgtaacggtactgcgcatggtccatttttctacattttcaaaataagggttttccttttacagcagaaaattaattttgactccaggttaaagttgacaggtgtggaatcgtccattttttttttgacgtaccaggagaaccgcaAGGGTCAGGGCttaaggttttttaaaaatgataatgacccATCACCTGCATGATACACCTAATTTTCGATTTATAAATGGATTTGGAAACACTTCATTTTATAGCTACCAAACaggaattcaatttttaaaaaattgggagGTATTTACccagtttttacctttttagaGATAGTAacaattgtggaacactatagatgttatttatttgacctgcaCATTTACGTAGTGATTTAGATTATTGGAGTTTAAATATGAGTTTATGagtaatataaatttaaaaacattttgagaatAATATTACACATAAGATAGAATTTATGATTACCAGACGTCcagcaaaaagaggacaaatcataatatcaaataatatcttataggcctatctagtattaatataacaaaaaatttgaatgaaaaataaaaccttgtaaggaaaatcagggtagtgtgacgtcaattaaattaaagaagagataaataattaaaaagtgacaatgtgtgtcttaagactaagactaagactaagactgctttattgatccttacggaaatttgttgtgattacaaggactcgtttctcatataaagacaacacaacaaaaaattaatgtaaaggataaTGAGCTCGTATTATATAAGCCTAAtaaatatatgctttatataggctttgttccgacatttttaccgtgttccgcaattgtgacttcttGAAAAATTctgttccgtaattgtgactgaccatatctcagtcgattggaatgtaaaatttaaatatgtgttgaaaaactaaacaaagcgtctatttttatcggaaaatggatgagcaatgcctagatacttttagtttttccataggtctaGCCATAACGGagcaaaaaatttaaaactaaaagtagcagcaaactgttccgcaatagtgactctactatataCCTTTGCTTAATCATGAGTTCTTATGTATGTTTTTCTGGTTAAATTACTTGAACTCAGACAATCAAGGAAACTAAAACCTGGGTGGGTCGGCTCAAAAACCTGGAAATGGATCTCGAAATatatttgacagttgatgtatatgaTTGCTAAAACTCTAGTTTAACCGTTATAATTTTGaaagtataaaaatatataagtttAAATTTGGCCAGAGAACGAGAACATATTTTTCTTGAACGGACGTCATTGGGTATTTTATCATTAAAGAGTTTCAGTAATTCATGTTTCAGAACATTTTGCGCACATtgctgttagtctagatctaaaggacTCTCATTGGAATATTATGAAGTTTAGTAGatgtatacattcgcttaaccaggattcttttctaaaagtgaGCTGGGTAAAATAtgatccattttttaaaatctaacattcattagttaaaaaaaacaacgctctttaatttatatatatagatggttatttctgtaaaaaaaaaaagtaatttaatgtatttcatGCTTATCacttcaataatatttttgaaaatatataaaaataaaatattttatcttcCATCATAATTAAAtccataatttataaataagttTTCACTAAACATTCTCACAATTGTACTGAAGCCACAACTACAAGGATTATATCAATTCGTTTCAACTGAATTCACTTTTCAAGTCTTAACTTTACTTTCtactaagcttatattaactcactctgtctgcttgtctgtctggtaaaaaatttttCTCCCACAGCCTATCTCggaggatcaagctgaaattttacacaattatttctgtacctggcaacacaagaatcaaataaaaatttaaacaattagtttAATTACTATgggtagggttagggttagggttattttGTTTGGGAGGTTTCCGTGCTGTTCTTTGGTGACCAGTTAACGCAGCTCTACCGTTAAGGGAGctctttttaaaaccattaTTCCAGAAGCATTATTAGAGTCTTATCATTGACGACGTGTTGTCCTGTTTGTGTTGACATTGTTAGAGTCTTATCATTGACGACGTGTTGTCCTGTTTGTGTTGACATTGTTAGAGTCTTATCATTGACGACGTGTTGTCCTGTTTGTGTTGACATTGTTAGAGTCTTATCATTGACGACGTGTTGTCCTGTTTGTGTTGACATTGTTAGAGTCTTATCATTGACGGCGTGTTGTCCTGTTTGTGTTGACATTGTTAGAGTCTTATCATTGACGACGTGTTGTCCTGTTTGTGTTGACATTGTTAGAGTCTTATCATTGACGACGTGTTGTCCTGTTTGTGTTGACATTGTTAGAGTCTTATCATTGACGACGTGTTGTCCTGTTTGTGTTGACATTGTTAGAGTCTTATCATTGACGGCGTGTTGTCCTGTTTGTGTTGACATTGTTAGAGTCTTATCATTGACGACGTGTTGTCCTGTTTGTGTTGACATTGTTAGAGTCTTATCATTGACGACGTGTTGTCCTGTTTGTGTTGACATTGTTAGAGTCTTATCATTGACGACGTGTTGTCCTGTTTGTGTTGACATTGTTAGAGTCTTATCATTGACGACGTGTTGTCCTGTTTGTGTTGACATTGTTAGAGTCTTATCATTGACGACGTGTTGTCCTGTTTGTgttgaagtaaaaaaataacgccaaattttatgattttaaacgatcaaaaacaagactatggcttgaatattcctggtccattcGTGAATTCAATTTGGGCCGCCTCTGAGAGCACAAACTCTTTTTGTAATCTGGTTAATCAAAGTTTTGTCATGGTTATGTCATAGAGCTTAGATTTCACACATATAAGCTGCAAGGCAAcatattttactaaaatttcagaaagaaatcttcatttattattgaattaaatatagtttttattgatttttaaagcAGAGTGATTTATCAGTGAGACTCAGGGAACTAACTACTGACTGTTACAGTGTTCCATCAACGAGACTAAGGGAACTAACTACTGACTGTTATTGTCTCATTACTCAGTATCAGTGATATCCCTTGTGATATCCTCacaaattcccccccccccccccccagacttTAAATTTGTAATGCATAGCCTGTATGTCACGTTTTTATATGAACTTGTTATCTCTCTAGTTAATACTTGTTTAAAATCCAGTCTTCTAGAGCACGGGAACATGGGGGTTGACTGGTacatggcttccgaaccgattTGGATTTCaatctcggtgaaaactggAGTTTTGAATTTTTAAGATCATcctcccaactctaatgggtacctggcatcaATTGGGTAAAAGTTGAGgcagttagtcattgtgcttgccacatgacaccctcgttaacagtggcccacagaatcagatgacctttgtGTTTCATATAGCAGAAAGGAAAGTAAACCCTACCATCTTGACATTAGCAGTAATTAGCCGTTCTTTCCCttaaattagttttgtttttgaaagagtcttattttttttgttttgcttgtttttcaaGTATAAAAGTTAATAGCTTAAGACCGCACGTAAAGTCAAAAAGggtttaaatataaatctatatctaaataGACGTAtgctttgaaataaatagatctacaaaaacattttattaaaagtttTCTGTTTAGAAATTTAAGTTTCGTAATTTTACCTTCATGCttagaaaaacaatatttatagtGCATTTTCTTTCGAGCTTTACCTTCAACTTCTAATCGCAATGACTTTGATTCCGAGGATTAAGAAAGTGTACAGTGTATCACATGACTAGGTAGAACCGATTACGACCTGTATATTTTTCCACCTTTGATGCATTCCAAGCCGTTGTCCTCTGATgatctttttaatttttctttcgtTTCAACGTAAACTTTCTGAAATAGACAAAAACACGAACACGAAATGCTTGGATATTTATTCCAATCGTGAACGCGATATCTCTTTAAAAACCTACGctggctctagatctagacctagttttatggctatatctacatttatttttactttgaaaaagtataaaattataatacaatCTAATAAGTTGAATTAAAGATACTTCTCGCATATAAATGATCTGTTGGCAGAACAATAAAGATCATCAAGGAATGATCTTCCCTTGAGCTTATAAAAAGTGATCATAACACAATCTTCCAGGCCGCCGTAATTGTCAGGTTTTCCGTTCTCAAAGAGTTCTAACATCAATCCTTTATCAACGACCTGTCCGTCGTCTGTCCATACGAATTGACCTTCAATTTCAATGTCATTCATCCCTATCCAGTGATTTACCCCGCTTGACGTGTTAAGTAAAGCCAGCAGAAGTTGAAATTTGTCTGTGGTCTTGGGAACATATAGTGAGGACTTCATACATTGACATGTTTCTTGAGCGACTGTATAATTAACTTTCTTATTGTATCGGGCAACATTTGCCGTCGTCTCATTCAAAGCTCGtaaactgaaaacaaaaacaaaaaaagtttcccaaaaagtattttaaaaggtgtccaagcaaaataaaaaaatcaatatgcCCTACATAGCTCCCTATTAGACCTTGcactctatagggcagatgatgttaaagtcatctgtttatttggccaacggttaaagagcagtgtgtcatgtggccagcacaacgaccaaccgcctttactttccccaactaaagtcaggtacccatcagagttgatggactcagggacatcctaggaatcccgaaattcaaaatcccagtcttcaccaagattcgaacccaagacgtcgggttcggaagacaagcgctttataaaataataatatgaagCTATTCTCCAACAAAAGTTTATCAGACACCAAATCATTCCCAATAAGTTTCTCTTTCTACAAGAAATAATGTCTTCCCTTTAACAATGGGAATAGGTTAACTCTTCTTGTTCTTAAAAATCTATCGTCTGTTGATGTTTGATTAAAAAGTGGAATTATttcatacaaatatttctttcaacaCAATAcggtacaataaatatttctaataaccCCGTGATCTTTGCAAATTTTAGATAGAATCAAATACGAATTAGACACatcaagtacttttttttttctagccttTGTTCGTATTGGAAAAAATCAACCGCAAACATACATTCAGggacgtagctagggattttccatcatttaggggctcggggggggggggggggcttgacctctttggaggACCCTGCATATTgcctaatatttaatatgtaatgtaaaaaacactaattttgggcccccctcaagttgggatccggggggattttaaaattctcaaacCCCACCATAGCTAAGCCACTGCATACACTTAGACATAAAAACATGCAATGAGCAGATTTCATTAAGAAATGGTTTATTTCAACTATTTGAATGTAGTAAAATCTCTCAGATGACATTTTCGTTTAGGTTTTAGGAAGTCTATTACATCACCTCTACGAcatcaagggacagatgatgatttTGAATGATGAATCTAAAATTTGGAGTGGCCATgtcaaaaaaatgttcacttctTATAAAAAACTCAAGAGCGCTGTGCGTTTCACTTTTGAGAGATTTGTTATTTATTACTTACGTTCTGTCTTGCAAGTCACGCAAGTCATAGTGTAGTTTGTAAGTACTGGATCGAAGTAACGCAGTGTTGAAAAAATTCAATTAGAGTTTTTAATATTCCCTAACAGACAAAATGAATAACCCAACAATGAACATAGTTTGCATCAAATATAAATGACTTGTATACA from Biomphalaria glabrata chromosome 9, xgBioGlab47.1, whole genome shotgun sequence encodes the following:
- the LOC129928376 gene encoding collectin-10-like translates to MCWNPLKNSFFAVSVNVYKGCPELLYIGSIRVFQALKDCFGISQYSQACYSFLYNDNTKWCTPGGKLSPLQPEPTLQEGDLYVLLSDDAYDGFSLRALNETTANVARYNKKVNYTVAQETCQCMKSSLYVPKTTDKFQLLLALLNTSSGVNHWIGMNDIEIEGQFVWTDDGQVVDKGLMLELFENGKPDNYGGLEDCVMITFYKLKGRSFLDDLYCSANRSFICEKYL